A part of Gossypium hirsutum isolate 1008001.06 chromosome A07, Gossypium_hirsutum_v2.1, whole genome shotgun sequence genomic DNA contains:
- the LOC107930834 gene encoding golgin subfamily A member 4 isoform X5 → MQETDGLGMNQLDRGGEAKFEVDGRLTLSGHGECDEPLEGATPGVTSMEGASNETEEAISRDASIVSTGASSSSWEDGSLAASSQLTNEQAPDVIPYSPVKEEQEMCPSFSDYGEGNSLEGNQQYLPEVSFVSEDLGHERSLQMTRLISSNLILSLARGGTPVKLSQLVEAMRSLDEDEYRLLLNSHESVSLEISGTDNLSPSYHPDIFEKLKEELYLTSFSKDIFYLKLSEQSDLHMESERHCHQLLDEISLLHSSINKVHETNACLGEELAQCRSELQISGSGREELQNELNTALLQTEEFSSRANELQSSLVRSQEDLSSLFSELSEYKNQVATLQADNVNLNRTVYSLTDERSTIAQEKESSLLENEKLLLELARYKDLVITSQVESEQLNMNLASLTEERKALVDEKMLSLEENEKLRTELADCKSLISALQVEHSNIINLAIMSEERIKLEEEKELLAQGKEKAALDLEECKDLLASLQLEKSKLNGELAFVTEERKKLEEDKDYFIHENERLASELLVLQDQLTRQNGEQMQLEAELKVLTVHLEKLMEENNFLNASLDVHKAKLVETDSRGNQNIEAGSQVKGLGVSREVLENAANYEPSCFIPLKQDSDESTVVSEKPGPNDVVGGSSLVLLEQEVFDDSSGFLVLKGHLKEAERILQNLEMTIEQMHSHSVSLQHSISKSAAPGVSNLTKASEPQVHHDEPEVERRDLAEYQLLGDLFNSTKEVTENLRALLKLLGQDADDASFLYRGERDCRKSANFTFQEHRVLHETLKEYSNILHASNIELGVLYEASKQHAYGIEAKYNELKVLHEALKQQESSLSSENAELGKKLSEYQLKLTEMQSQFSDLKQRSDDTTSALNQQFKNSQKEAAERALMPELELRSMVTQIVETVRRLDLSVGQVSNFSFSDNSSDISDLNSQLAISADSAINNIRELQEQLEIAHAGHDAILNSYKEVDEKYNDLHRNNEFMVGMLHELYNDLKKLVIDSCVLVGEPEMNTQVEKLPDPLDYSKYKILIEQLENVLGERLQLQSVNDQQNLEMMNRTRDVVEMRRECLHSNAIQKLIEQVENVVKLDDSETDSDRTPGSHLELLVCLLVKKYKDIDQQVSNRGEDLGSKMFGLTEVEEKIHQLDALRLQQEFEILTLKESLRQKEEALQTAHSELLKKVSEIEQSEQRVSSVREKLSIAVAKGKGLVVQRDGLKQSLAETSAELERLSQELQVKDAQLQELEIKLKTYSEAGERVEALESELSYIRNSATALRESFLLKDSVLQRIEEILEDLDLPEHFHSRDIIEKVDWLARSTTDNSLPAPDWEQKSSVGGSYSDAGFVTVDTWKEDAQPTLTSGDDWRRKYEDLESKFYGLAEQNEMLEQSLMERNHLVQRWEELLGRIDMPSQMRSMEPEEKIEWLGGALSEANHDKNSLQKKIDDLQNYFGSVAADLEESEKRISDLDSDLQSVALEREHLSERLDALTSDNHNLAAKATQFEVENEKLQIKVSGLKEELDKRIEEEEENLLKMEGEIRRLQYLVCDVLQDPEAKDLGSGGSSTASLEGLLKKLIENYTKLKSVNPEPVDIEIDQTKLCDPTLDQAGSRDALTSQEDVASLKKELEEVQHDLMQAKEERDEYFGKHQSLLHEVQALERKGEELQGLLNQEEQKSASVREKLNVAVRKGKSLVQQRDGLKKTIEEMNAELERLKSELSNQENALADYELKMRDFSTYPKKVEALEADNLFLRNHLTETERMLEEKRHTLNGILNAIADIDAGVEIDTFDPVEKLGQIGKVCHDLHASVSSSKQESQKSKRAAELLLAELNEVQERNDGLQEDLAKISVELTEVTKDREVAEAAKLEVLSRLEELSTVHSEGKRKQYSELMMLQSCVNEVTKGFNDIQNLLYSAFMKDLEFLQNLEVNIKLCLEGDDAQDVAGLPYSISSDLEDKVNFQSTDTSSIANIQEPVDDNAIVEVCSSIWHHLQDLTTEITALKEKFIGCSKSLHEQGYSLWNLVGILHRERNSQKESFEDMRRNIMHLESIGKEKDMELVVLRRNFALLYEACANLVLEIENGKAELLGNSSTTADLELAGALALGGQNRVLSEEQIKTMADKLLSTMKDFLSMKYQIAEGSQREMKITVENLRKDLQEKDIQKDQIFAELVGQIKLAEAAAMNYSRDLQSSKTLVHDLEKELEVVKEENKSLQQRVKELQDVHANSVELHDRVKSLTDVLSSKDQEIEALMQALDEEEVQMEELTKKNEELEKVLQQKNIDLENLEASHGKVVKKLSITVSKFDELRDLSQSLLIKIEQLQSELQDRDAEISFLRQGVTRCTNDLLAASQMNSKRESNEIHEFLTWFEGIVSCVGLPHLHFDMKDIQVPEYKEIIQKKLSSITSELEDLRVAAQSKDESLQAERTKVEELTRMEETLKKTLQEKESLLYLLEGAGDVDHGASANSEIVQVEPVINQWAVPGNSTASQVRSLRKVNNDQVAIHIDSDDVSNSRLEDEDEDKVHGFKSLTTSRIVPRFTRPVSDMIDGLWVSCDRALMRQPALRLAIMIYWAILHSLLAAFVF, encoded by the exons GAGACAGAGGAGGCCATCAGCAGAGATGCTAGCATTGTATCTACTGGGGCATCTAGCAGTTCCTGGGAAGATGGAAGTTTGGCTGCTAGTTCTCAATTGACAAATGAACAGGCCCCAGATGTAATACCCTATTCACCTGTCAAAGAAGAACAAGAAATGTGCCCTTCATTTTCTGATTACGGTGAGGGCAACAGTTTAGAAGGAAATCAACAATACTTACCAGAGGTCTCCTTTGTGTCTGAAGATCTAGGTCATGAAAGATCTCTTCAGATGACAAGATTGATTTCATCAAATCTGATTCTGTCTCTTGCCAGAGGTGGTACTCCAGTCAAACTCTCTCAGCTAGTAGAGGCGATGAGAAGTCTTGATGAAGATGAATATAGGCTTTTGCTGAACTCTCACGAATCGGTTTCCCTTGAAATAAGTGGGACCGATAATCTATCACCTTCCTACCATCCAGATATATTCGAGAAATTAAAAGAGGAGTTGTATCTCACAAGTTTTTCAAAAGATATATTTTACTTAAAGCTTTCTGAGCAGTCAGATCTGCATATGGAATCTGAACGGCATTGTCATCAGCTTCTTGATGAAATATCTCTTCTTCATTCTTCCATCAATAAGGTTCATGAGACGAATGCCTGCCTTGGAGAAGAGCTAGCACAATGTAGGTCTGAACTCCAGATTTCTGGAAGTGGAAGGGAGGAGTTGCAGAACGAACTTAATACTGCTTTGTTGCAAACTGAGGAATTTTCTTCTAGAGCAAATGAGTTGCAGAGCAGCCTGGTAAGGTCACAAGAGGATTTATCAAGCCTTTTTTCTGAATTGTCTGAGTACAAGAATCAGGTGGCCACTTTGCAGGCAGATAATGTGAACTTGAATAGGACCGTTTATTCTCTGACTGATGAGAGAAGCACAATTGCACAGGAAAAGGAATCTTCTCTCCTTGAGAATGAAAAACTGTTACTGGAGTTAGCTAGATACAAGGACTTGGTGATCACTTCCCAGGTGGAGAGTGAGCAGTTAAACATGAATCTTGCTTCGCTGACAGAGGAGAGAAAGGCACTTGTGGATGAGAAAATGTTGTCCCTTGAGGAAAATGAGAAGCTACGGACAGAATTAGCTGATTGCAAAAGCTTGATTTCAGCTTTACAGGTGGAACATTCTAATATAATCAATCTTGCTATAATGTCAGAAGAAAGAATAAAGCTTGAAGAAGAGAAGGAGTTGCTTGCACAAGGGAAAGAGAAAGCTGCTCTTGATTTGGAAGAGTGTAAAGATTTGTTGGCTTCTTTACAACTTGAAAAATCCAAATTGAATGGTGAACTTGCTTTCGTTACAGAGGAGAGAAAGAAGCTTGAGGAGGACAAGGATTATTTCATCCATGAGAATGAAAGACTTGCTTCTGAGCTCCTTGTTCTTCAAGACCAGTTAACTAGACAGAATGGGGAACAGATGCAACTTGAGGCTGAACTAAAAGTATTAACAGTACACCTAGAGAAGCTAATGGAGGAAAATAATTTCCTCAATGCCAGTTTGGATGTGCATAAGGCCAAGTTAGTGGAAACTGATAGTAGGGGAAACCAGAATATTGAAGCCGGGAGTCAAGTAAAAGGTCTGGGTGTGAGTAGGGAGGTCCTTGAAAATGCTGCCAACTATGAACCTTCCTGCTTCATACCTTTGAAGCAGGATTCTGACGAATCTACTGTGGTATCGGAGAAACCTGGACCTAATGACGTTGTTGGTGGGTCATCACTTGTGCTGCTTGAACAGGAAGTCTTTGATGATTCTTCTGGATTTCTAGTCCTGAAGGGACACTTGAAGGAGGCTGAGAGAATATTGCAAAACCTTGAAATGACAATTGAACAGATGCACTCTCATTCAGTCTCATTACAGCACTCCATCAGTAAATCAGCTGCACCAGGAGTATCAAATCTAACTAAAGCCTCTGAACCACAGGTGCATCATGATGAACCTGAGGTTGAGAGGAGAGATTTGGCTGAATATCAGTTACTGGGAGACCTGTTTAATTCAACTAAAGAGGTAACAGAAAATTTAAGAGCTCTGCTTAAGCTCTTGGGTCAAGATGCTGATGATGCCAGTTTTCTTTATAGAGGAGAGAGGGATTGTAGAAAATCtgctaatttcacatttcaagAGCACAGGGTTCTACATGAAACTTTGAAGGAATACAGCAACATTCTCCACGCATCCAACATTGAACTGGGGGTTCTGTATGAAGCTTCTAAGCAACATGCTTATGGCATTGAAGCTAAGTACAATGAACTTAAGGTTCTCCATGAAGCTCTAAAGCAGCAAGAAAGTAGCCTCAGTTCGGAAAATGCTGAGCTTGGCAAGAAGTTGAGTGAGTATCAGTTGAAACTTACTGAAATGCAGAGTCAATTCTCTGATTTAAAGCAAAGGTCAGATGATACTACTTCTGCTTTAAATCAACAGTTCAAAAATTCACAGAAGGAAGCAGCTGAGAGGGCTTTGATGCCTGAACTAGAATTGAGATCTATGGTTACTCAGATTGTGGAGACAGTCAGGAGACTTGATTTGTCTGTTGGGCAAGTTTCCAACTTCAGCTTCTCAGATAACAGCAGTGATATCTCAGATCTGAATAGCCAGCTTGCTATTTCTGCTGATTCTGCCATTAACAATATCCGAGAGCTACAAGAGCAACTAGAAATTGCTCATGCAGGTCATGATGCAATATTGAATTCATACAAAGAAGTAGATGAGAAGTATAATGATTTGCATAGGAATAATGAATTCATGGTAGGGATGCTACATGAattgtataatgatctgaagaaACTTGTGATTGATTCATGCGTTTTGGTGGGTGAGCCTGAAATGAATACGCAAGTTGAGAAGCTGCCTGATCCCTTAGACTACAGCAAGTATAAGATCCTCATTGAACAACTGGAGAACGTTTTGGGTGAAAGGCTCCAGCTCCAGTCTGTTAATGACCAGCAGAATTTAGAAATGATGAATAGGACAAGAGACGTTGTGGAAATGAGGAGAGAATGTCTTCATTCTAATGCCATTCAAAAGCTTATTGAACAGGTTGAGAATGTTGTAAAACTGGACGACTCTGAGACTGACTCAGATAGAACTCCTGGTTCCCACCTTGAATTGTTAGTTTGTTTGCTTGTCAAGAAATACAAAGACATTGATCAACAGGTGAGTAATCGTGGAGAGGATCTTGGATCTAAGATGTTTGGGTTGACAGAAGTAGAGGAAAAGATACATCAGTTAGATGCCTTGAGACTTCAGCAGGAATTTGAAATCCTCACTCTGAAAGAAAGTTTGCGCCAGAAAGAAGAAGCCCTTCAGACTGCACATTCTGAGTTACTGAAAAAAGTAAGTGAAATTGAACAGTCAGAACAGCGGGTATCTTCTGTTAGGGAGAAGCTTAGCATTGCTGTGGCAAAGGGGAAAGGTTTGGTGGTGCAGCGTGATGGTCTTAAGCAGTCACTTGCAGAGACATCTGCTGAACTAGAGAGACTCTCACAGGAATTACAGGTAAAAGATGCCCAGCTTCAGGAGTTAGAAATAAAACTGAAGACTTACTCGGAGGCAGGTGAGCGTGTGGAAGCTTTGGAATCTGAACTTTCATACATACGCAATTCAGCTACTGCATTAAGAGAATCATTTCTTCTCAAAGACTCTGTACTGCAGAGAATTGAAGAGATTTTAGAAGACTTAGACCTGCCTGAGCATTTCCATTCTAGAGATATCATTGAAAAGGTTGATTGGTTAGCAAGGTCCACCACTGATAATTCTTTGCCTGCCCCAGATTGGGAGCAGAAAAGTTCTGTTGGAGGCTCCTACTCTGATGCGGGTTTTGTCACTGTTGATACCTGGAAAGAAGATGCACAACCAACCTTAACTTCAGGGGATGACTGGAGAAGAAAATATGAGGACCTTGAGAGCAAGTTTTATGGGTTGGCAGAACAAAATGAAATGCTTGAACAGTCCTTGATGGAAAGAAACCACTTGGTGCAAAGATGGGAGGAACTTTTGGGCAGAATTGATATGCCTTCACAGATGCGGTCCATGGAACCCGAGGAAAAGATTGAATGGCTAGGTGGGGCACTTTCAGAGGCTAATCATGATAAAAATTCTTTGCAGAAGAAGATTGATGACCTTCAAAATTATTTTGGGTCAGTAGCTGCTGATTTGGAAGAGTCTGAAAAGAGAATATCAGATCTTGACTCAGACCTTCAATCAGTTGCCCTTGAGAGGGAGCACCTTTCTGAAAGATTGGATGCTTTGACTTCTGATAATCATAACCTTGCAGCAAAGGCAACTCAATTTGAAGTTGAGAATGAAAAACTTCAGATTAAAGTTAGTGGTTTGAAGGAAGAATTGGATAAGAGGATTGAGGAAGAGGAGGAGAATCTTCTCAAGATGGAGGGTGAAATAAGGAGATTGCAGTACTTGGTTTGTGATGTGTTACAGGATCCTGAAGCAAAAGATTTGGGTTCTGGTGGCAGTAGTACTGCATCATTAGAAGGATTACTGAAGAAGCTTATAGAGAATTACACTAAACTCAAGTCTGTGAATCCTGAACCTGTGGATATTGAAATCGACCAGACTAAGCTATGTGATCCAACCCTTGATCAAGCTGGAAGCAGAGATGCTCTAACTAGCCAGGAGGATGTAGCTTCTTTGAAAAAAGAACTGGAGGAAGTGCAGCATGACTTGATGCAAGCGAAGGAGGAAAGAGATGAATACTTCGGAAAGCATCAATCTTTGCTTCATGAAGTTCAAGCACTTGAAAGGAAAGGAGAGGAGTTGCAAGGGCTACTTAATCAAGAAGAGCAGAAGTCAGCTTCTGTGAGAGAAAAGTTAAATGTTGCTGTTAGAAAAGGGAAATCTTTGGTGCAACAACGGGATGGTCTGAAGAAAACAATTGAAGAGATGAATGCTGAGCTGGAGCGCTTGAAATCTGAGCTTAGCAACCAGGAAAATGCTCTGGCTGATTATGAACTAAAGATGAGGGACTTCTCCACTTACCCCAAAAAAGTAGAAGCCTTAGAAGCTGACAATTTGTTCTTGAGGAATCATTTGACAGAAACCGAACGCATGTTGGAGGAGAAAAGACATACTTTAAATGGGATATTAAATGCAATAGCTGACATTGATGCTGGTGTTGAAATTGATACCTTTGATCCAGTGGAGAAGTTGGGACAAATTGGGAAAGTGTGCCATGATTTGCATGCCTCTGTGTCATCTTCTAAACAAGAGTCGCAGAAGTCCAAGAGAGCTGCAGAGCTACTGCTTGCAGAGTTGAATGAAGTTCAAGAGAGAAACGATGGTCTTCAGGAAGATCTAGCCAAAATTTCGGTTGAGCTTACAGAAGTCACGAAGGATAGGGAGGTGGCAGAGGCTGCAAAACTTGAAGTTCTTTCACGGCTCGAAGAGTTATCTACAGTTCACtctgaaggaaaaagaaaacagtaTTCTGAATTAATGATGCTACAGTCCTGTGTGAATGAAGTCACAAAGGGCTTCAATGATATTCAAAATCTACTTTACAGTGCTTTTATGAAGGACTTGGAATTTTTGCAAAATTTGGAGGTTAACATTAAGTTGTGCTTGGAAGGGGATGATGCCCAAGATGTGGCTGGCTTGCCATACAGTATCTCCAGTGATTTAGAGGACAAG GTGAACTTTCAATCCACAGATACTTCATCAATTGCCAACATACAGGAACCTGTGGATGACAATGCTATAGTTGAAGTTTGCAGTTCAATCTGGCATCACCTGCAGGATTTGACAACTGAAATTACTGCACTCAAAGAAAAGTTCATTGGGTGCTCAAAATCATTGCATGAACAAGGTTACAGTCTATGGAACTTAGTGGGAATCTTGCATAGAGAGAGAAATTCTCAAAAAGAATCTTTTGAAGATATGAGGAGGAATATTATGCATTTAGAATCAATTGGGAAAGAGAAAGACATGGAGTTAGTTGTCTTGAGAAGGAATTTTGCCTTGCTTTATGAAGCTTGTGCTAATTTGGTCTTGgaaattgaaaatggaaaagCCGAGCTGTTAGGAAATAGTTCAACTACTGCAGATCTGGAATTAGCTGGAGCACTTGCACTTGGCGGACAAAACAGAGTTTTGTCCGAGGAACAAATCAAGACTATGGCTGATAAACTTTTATCAACAATGAAAGATTTTTTGAGCATGAAATATCAAATTGCTGAAGGAAGCCAAAGGGAGATGAAAATTACTGTAGAAAATTTACGGAAAGATCTTCAGGAGAAGGACATCCAAAAAGATCAGATATTCGCAGAGCTTGTTGGTCAAATTAAGTTAGCTGAAGCTGCTGCCATGAATTACTCACGAGATCTTCAATCGTCAAAAACACTGGTGCATGATTTGGAAAAAGAACTGGAAGTGGTGAAGGAAGAAAATAAGTCATTGCAGCAGAGAGTAAAAGAACTGCAGGATGTGCATGCCAACTCAGTGGAATTGCATGATAGGGTCAAATCACTGACAGATGTGTTATCATCCAAAGACCAAG AAATCGAGGCCCTTATGCAAGCACTTGATGAGGAGGAGGTCCAAATGGAAGAGTTGACAAAAAAGAACGAGGAACTAGAAAAAGTCCTGCAACAGAAGAACATAGATTTAGAGAACCTTGAAGCTTCTCATGGGAAGGTTGTGAAAAAGCTTTCCATCACTGTGAGCAAGTTTGATGAGCTTCGTGATCTATCACAAAGTCTTCTTATCAAGATTGAACAGCTTCAATCAGAACTACAAGATCGGGATGCTGAGATTTCATTCTTAAGACAAGGGGTCACCAGATGCACCAATGATCTTCTTGCTGCATCACAAATGAACTCTAAAAGAGAATCAAATGAGATACATGAGTTTTTGACTTGGTTTGAGGGAATTGTTTCTTGTGTTGGGTTACCCCATCTGCATTTTGATATGAAGGACATTCAGGTGCCTGAATACAAGGAAATAATACAGAAAAAGCTTAGCTCTATTACATCTGAACTTGAGGACCTACGTGTGGCTGCACAAAGTAAGGATGAATCGTTGCAAGCAGAACGGACTAAAGTGGAAGAGCTAACACGCATGGAAGAAACCCTCAAGAAGACTTTGCAAGAGAAAGAATCCCTATTATATTTGCTTGAAGGTGCAGGAGATGTGGATCATGGAGCTAGTGCAAACTCTGAAATTGTGCAAGTTGAACCTGTG ATAAACCAGTGGGCTGTACCAGGGAACTCCACGGCTTCCCAAGTTCGTAGTTTGCGTAAAGTCAATAATGATCAAGTTGCTATTCATATAGATTCAGATGATGTTAGTAATAGTAGGttagaagatgaagatgaagataaaG TTCATGGTTTCAAATCACTTACCACATCAAGAATTGTTCCAAGGTTTACAAGACCAGTATCTGACATGATAGATGGCTTATG GGTTTCTTGTGATCGGGCACTCATGCGACAACCTGCCTTACGGCTTGCCATTATGATCTATTGGGCTATATTGCATTCACTGTTAGCAGCTTTTGTATTTTGA